The Gaiellales bacterium genome includes a region encoding these proteins:
- a CDS encoding diguanylate cyclase: MPTHHLQQLSRLRGFLEVTRLVRSEDELDDLLAAIARAISTSLGYATVVVHLYRPAWDDFVVTTVHGGDAAREQLMGDTRPATMWEPLLDERFEAGGAYLIPHGEFDWATYAPGSYVPETEPRADDDAWHPEDALFVPLRHSDGHLIGILSVDEPEAGVVPRNEELEVLVAMADHAAIAVQSAQEASAAARHRAALEQLLAVSSRLTETFSIDAIMNSVCGAIHTALEFERVCIDLPDADTGLFRVQAAHGWAMSDDAVSVPMSRAELEQMLQLEHEVEGCYLLEHDEAMRLLAPHHDSYHSQINGTGPQAWRNHWLLVPLWSRSGGLMGIIWADDPVDRMIPADAKLQALRVFANQATTALDTAAQYEEMQFLAEHDPLTRLYNRRAFSERLELEAARATRYGSPMSLVLCDLNGFKALNDAHGHAAGDAALEQIGAVLRIGLRRADAAYRIGGDEFALILPETSAEDAAGVAGRVSDAMSGAFTGNMAGLGASFGVAVCPADGTTPETLFRAADAAMYAAKRPGEGFALPRAS, encoded by the coding sequence ATGCCGACACACCACCTGCAGCAGCTCTCCCGTCTGCGCGGCTTCCTCGAAGTCACGCGCCTCGTCCGCAGCGAGGACGAGCTGGACGACCTCCTCGCGGCCATCGCCCGCGCGATCTCGACGTCGCTCGGCTACGCGACCGTCGTCGTCCACCTCTACCGGCCCGCCTGGGACGACTTCGTCGTGACGACGGTGCACGGCGGCGATGCCGCACGCGAGCAACTGATGGGCGACACTCGCCCGGCGACGATGTGGGAGCCGCTCCTGGACGAGCGCTTCGAGGCCGGCGGGGCCTACCTGATCCCGCACGGCGAGTTCGACTGGGCCACCTACGCGCCCGGCTCGTACGTGCCGGAGACCGAGCCGCGGGCCGATGACGATGCCTGGCACCCCGAGGACGCGCTGTTCGTCCCGCTGCGCCACTCCGACGGCCACCTGATCGGGATCCTCTCGGTGGACGAGCCCGAGGCGGGCGTCGTGCCGCGCAACGAGGAGCTCGAGGTGCTCGTGGCGATGGCCGACCACGCGGCGATCGCCGTCCAGAGCGCCCAGGAGGCATCGGCCGCCGCCCGCCACCGGGCCGCGCTCGAGCAGCTGCTGGCCGTGTCGTCGCGGCTCACCGAGACCTTCTCGATCGACGCGATCATGAACTCGGTGTGCGGCGCGATCCACACCGCCCTCGAGTTCGAGCGCGTGTGCATCGACCTGCCCGATGCCGACACCGGATTGTTCCGCGTCCAGGCGGCCCACGGCTGGGCCATGTCCGACGACGCGGTCTCGGTGCCGATGAGCCGCGCCGAGCTCGAGCAGATGCTCCAGCTGGAGCACGAGGTCGAGGGCTGCTACCTGCTCGAGCACGACGAGGCGATGCGGCTGCTCGCGCCGCACCACGACAGCTACCACTCGCAGATCAACGGCACCGGGCCGCAGGCCTGGCGCAACCACTGGCTGCTGGTGCCGCTCTGGAGCCGCAGCGGCGGCCTCATGGGCATCATCTGGGCAGACGACCCGGTCGACCGCATGATCCCGGCCGACGCCAAGCTGCAGGCGCTGCGCGTCTTCGCGAACCAGGCCACGACGGCGCTCGACACGGCCGCCCAGTACGAGGAGATGCAGTTCCTGGCCGAGCACGACCCGCTCACCCGGCTCTACAACCGGCGCGCCTTCAGCGAGCGGCTCGAGCTGGAGGCGGCCCGGGCGACGCGCTACGGCAGCCCGATGTCGCTCGTCCTGTGCGACCTGAACGGCTTCAAGGCGCTGAACGACGCGCATGGCCATGCCGCGGGCGACGCGGCGCTCGAGCAGATCGGCGCCGTGCTGCGGATCGGCCTGCGACGGGCGGACGCCGCCTACCGCATCGGCGGCGACGAGTTCGCGCTGATCCTGCCCGAGACGTCGGCTGAAGACGCCGCCGGCGTGGCCGGGCGGGTGTCGGACGCGATGTCCGGGGCCTTCACAGGCAACATGGCCGGCCTCGGCGCCAGCTTCGGCGTCGCCGTCTGCCCGGCCGACGGCACGACGCCCGAGACGCTCTTCCGCGCGGCGGACGCGGCCATGTATGCGGCCAAGCGGCCCGGCGAGGGCTTCGCCCTCCCTCGCGCCAGCTAG
- a CDS encoding carbon-nitrogen hydrolase family protein — protein MRAACIQFQARAEKARNLEDMAPLVARAADLGADVVLLPEKWNAWLDGPGLRDQAERLDAGPTVEVMSDWARAHRVNLIGGSIAILGDGDRVGNVSIVYDRDGARIAAYTKIHLFDVDVGGISYRESDGTEPGSQPVVADIDGVRVGLTVCYDLRFPELYRVLALDGGATVLTVPSNFTLLTGMAHWELLLRARAVENQAFVLATGQHGYPGGLNKPSYGHSMIIDPWGTVLAQAPDGDGVIVADLDMAALADIRERLPALRHRRPDAYAGRATVPG, from the coding sequence GTGAGAGCCGCCTGCATCCAGTTCCAAGCCCGGGCCGAGAAGGCCCGCAACCTCGAGGACATGGCGCCGCTGGTGGCACGGGCCGCCGACCTGGGCGCGGACGTCGTCCTCCTGCCGGAGAAGTGGAACGCCTGGCTGGACGGCCCCGGCCTGCGCGACCAGGCCGAGCGGCTCGACGCCGGCCCCACGGTCGAGGTCATGTCGGACTGGGCCCGCGCCCACCGCGTGAACCTGATCGGCGGGAGCATCGCCATCCTCGGCGACGGCGACCGCGTCGGCAACGTCTCGATCGTCTACGACCGCGACGGCGCCCGGATCGCGGCCTACACGAAGATCCACCTCTTCGACGTCGACGTCGGCGGGATCAGCTACCGCGAGTCCGACGGCACCGAGCCGGGTTCCCAGCCGGTCGTCGCCGATATCGACGGCGTCCGCGTCGGGCTCACCGTCTGCTACGACCTGCGTTTCCCCGAGCTCTACCGCGTGCTCGCCCTCGACGGCGGCGCGACCGTGCTGACCGTCCCGTCCAACTTCACACTGCTCACGGGCATGGCCCACTGGGAGCTCCTGCTGCGCGCCCGCGCGGTCGAGAACCAGGCGTTCGTCCTCGCCACCGGCCAGCACGGCTACCCGGGCGGCCTGAACAAGCCGAGCTACGGCCACAGCATGATCATCGACCCCTGGGGAACGGTGCTCGCCCAGGCCCCCGACGGCGACGGCGTGATCGTCGCCGATCTGGACATGGCTGCCCTGGCGGACATCCGCGAGCGCCTGCCCGCCCTGCGCCACCGCCGCCCGGACGCCTACGCCGGGCGCGCGACGGTTCCCGGGTAG
- a CDS encoding acyl-CoA dehydrogenase family protein, whose amino-acid sequence MDLQLTDEQRAIQETVREFVDRRVLPVAQENDINHHLDMGIIEEMAELGLLGAPIPVEHGGAGLDYVCEALICEEIERGESAFRTLISVHVGLNSLSLLRFGSDEQKTKYLEPMARGEKLGCFGLTEPAAGSDVSAMLTTAVRQPDGTYLLNGQKNWISYATEADYELVFAKTDPDAGHKGISAFIVEREWEGVEARRIPNKLGIWAGSTGELFFSNVQVPAENLVGGEGEGFKIAMHSLDHGRFTVAAGAVGVIRACLEASVKYANERKTFGKEIGRHQFVQDMIADMVLGYETSRLLVMQAADAKNRGVRNTRETSLAKWHATESAFKAANLAIQVHGAYGYSAEYPVERYFRNARAPIIYEGTTQIHKMMQAEHALGYRKMNG is encoded by the coding sequence GTGGACCTACAGTTGACCGACGAGCAGCGCGCGATCCAGGAGACCGTGCGGGAGTTCGTCGACCGGCGCGTGCTGCCGGTCGCGCAGGAGAACGACATCAACCATCACCTCGACATGGGGATCATCGAGGAGATGGCCGAGCTGGGGCTCCTCGGCGCCCCGATCCCGGTCGAGCATGGCGGCGCCGGCCTCGACTACGTGTGCGAGGCGCTGATCTGCGAGGAGATCGAGCGGGGCGAGTCGGCCTTCCGCACGTTGATCTCGGTGCACGTCGGCCTGAACTCGCTGTCGCTTCTGCGGTTCGGCTCGGACGAGCAGAAGACGAAGTATCTGGAGCCGATGGCGAGAGGCGAGAAGCTCGGCTGCTTCGGCCTGACCGAGCCGGCGGCCGGGTCGGACGTCTCGGCGATGCTGACCACCGCCGTCCGCCAGCCGGACGGCACCTACCTCCTGAACGGCCAGAAGAACTGGATCTCCTACGCGACCGAGGCCGACTACGAGCTCGTGTTCGCGAAGACCGATCCCGACGCCGGCCACAAGGGCATCTCGGCCTTCATCGTCGAGCGCGAGTGGGAGGGCGTCGAGGCCCGCCGGATCCCGAACAAGCTCGGGATCTGGGCCGGCTCGACCGGCGAGCTCTTCTTCTCCAACGTGCAGGTGCCGGCCGAGAACCTGGTCGGCGGGGAGGGCGAGGGCTTCAAGATCGCGATGCACTCGCTCGACCACGGCCGCTTCACCGTGGCCGCCGGCGCGGTCGGCGTCATCCGGGCCTGCCTGGAGGCGTCGGTCAAGTACGCGAACGAGCGCAAGACGTTCGGCAAGGAGATCGGCCGCCACCAGTTCGTGCAGGACATGATCGCCGACATGGTGCTCGGCTACGAGACGTCGCGGCTGCTGGTCATGCAGGCCGCCGACGCGAAGAACCGCGGCGTCCGCAACACGCGCGAGACGTCGCTGGCCAAGTGGCACGCCACCGAGAGCGCGTTCAAGGCCGCCAACCTCGCCATCCAGGTGCACGGCGCCTACGGCTACTCGGCCGAATACCCGGTCGAGCGCTACTTCCGGAACGCCCGCGCCCCCATCATCTACGAGGGCACCACCCAGATCCACAAGATGATGCAGGCCGAGCACGCCCTCGGCTACCGGAAGATGAATGGCTAG
- a CDS encoding alpha/beta fold hydrolase — protein sequence MTGSQPSEGRLVSLDDGGELFIAEHGSGYPLMLLHGGPGLDHHEFRPWLDPLGDMGLRLIYVDERGQGRSPRVDPATLSVRGFAQDIDRLAEALGLTEYAVLGHSFGGIIALSHALERGSASQYIISAGAASSEALMADVEREIERFEPAAMREQIRRSWDEEARLTTVEQARQNTYAQMPFHFWEMGDAYSRFMQSDETIYAPEVLAHFAAQGYGGFEWLDHLRWIRRPMLVMVGRYDRTCTLARSEEIHNEVEGSELVVIEKAAHMAHVEQPKAYIDAVRWWFIRHGVLPDPTAPPPEG from the coding sequence GTGACGGGGAGTCAGCCATCTGAGGGGCGGCTCGTCTCGCTCGACGACGGCGGTGAGCTCTTCATCGCCGAGCACGGCTCCGGCTATCCGCTCATGCTCCTGCACGGCGGCCCGGGCCTCGACCACCACGAGTTCCGGCCGTGGCTCGACCCGCTGGGCGACATGGGCCTGCGCCTGATCTACGTCGACGAGCGCGGCCAGGGCCGGTCGCCCCGGGTCGATCCGGCGACGCTCTCGGTGCGGGGCTTCGCCCAGGACATCGACCGGCTGGCCGAGGCGCTCGGGCTGACCGAGTACGCCGTCCTCGGCCACTCGTTCGGCGGGATCATCGCCCTCTCGCACGCGCTCGAGCGCGGCAGCGCGAGCCAGTACATCATCTCGGCCGGGGCCGCCTCGAGCGAGGCGCTGATGGCCGACGTCGAGCGCGAGATCGAGCGCTTCGAGCCCGCCGCCATGCGCGAGCAGATCCGGCGCTCATGGGATGAGGAGGCCCGGCTCACGACCGTCGAGCAGGCGCGCCAGAACACCTACGCGCAGATGCCCTTCCACTTCTGGGAGATGGGCGACGCCTACAGCCGGTTCATGCAGTCCGACGAGACCATCTACGCGCCCGAGGTGCTGGCCCACTTCGCCGCCCAGGGCTACGGCGGCTTCGAGTGGCTCGACCACCTGCGCTGGATCCGCCGGCCGATGCTGGTCATGGTCGGCCGCTACGACCGCACGTGCACGCTCGCGCGGTCGGAGGAGATCCACAACGAGGTCGAGGGCTCCGAGCTGGTCGTCATCGAGAAGGCGGCCCACATGGCCCACGTCGAGCAGCCGAAGGCCTACATCGACGCCGTGCGCTGGTGGTTCATCCGCCACGGCGTCCTACCCGACCCCACCGCCCCGCCGCCCGAAGGGTGA
- a CDS encoding class I SAM-dependent methyltransferase, which yields MDESAIDDLLSEQRRYYRARAPEYDDWWFRRDRYVLDAEAEEAWFADVAALEAELARFDPAGDVLELAAGTGIWTSRLATYADRLTAVDASPEVLERNRARSGPGVEHVVADIFAWAPPRPFDACFFAFWLSHVPRERVAEFWALVARALRPDGRVFLIDNARAGDPRHTVGMGEEVARRSLADGREFDIVKRFWSPAELEDELATSGFEVAAAETPNRLFLYASGRRAG from the coding sequence GTGGACGAGTCCGCGATCGACGACCTCCTTTCCGAGCAGCGCCGCTACTACCGCGCCCGGGCGCCGGAGTACGACGACTGGTGGTTCCGGCGCGACCGCTACGTCCTCGACGCCGAGGCCGAGGAGGCGTGGTTCGCGGACGTGGCCGCGCTCGAGGCGGAGCTCGCCCGGTTCGATCCGGCGGGCGACGTGCTCGAGCTGGCCGCCGGCACGGGCATCTGGACGAGCCGCCTGGCGACGTACGCGGATCGGCTCACCGCCGTCGACGCATCCCCGGAGGTGCTCGAGCGAAACCGCGCCCGCTCCGGCCCGGGCGTCGAGCACGTGGTCGCCGACATCTTCGCCTGGGCGCCGCCGCGGCCGTTCGACGCCTGCTTCTTCGCGTTCTGGCTCTCCCACGTGCCGCGCGAGCGCGTCGCCGAGTTCTGGGCGCTCGTCGCCCGTGCCCTTCGGCCGGACGGGCGCGTGTTCCTGATCGACAACGCCCGGGCCGGCGATCCCCGCCACACCGTCGGGATGGGCGAGGAGGTGGCCCGCCGCAGCCTCGCCGACGGGCGCGAGTTCGACATCGTCAAGCGCTTCTGGTCGCCTGCCGAGCTCGAGGACGAGCTGGCGACATCCGGCTTCGAGGTCGCCGCAGCGGAGACGCCGAACCGGCTCTTCCTCTACGCCTCCGGCCGCCGGGCCGGGTGA
- a CDS encoding thioesterase family protein produces MSHRTSVPMRVRFSETDAMGVANNGAYLAWFEVGRIEYLRELGHSYADVHSGGMDMVVVEARISYLRPLTFDTTFTIECDCVGIRGATFTFGYELHDAEGVCTRGETRHACVDRARMRAVRVPEWLVQAVRETDR; encoded by the coding sequence GTGAGCCATCGCACGTCCGTGCCCATGCGGGTGCGGTTCTCCGAGACCGATGCCATGGGCGTCGCCAACAACGGCGCCTACCTGGCCTGGTTCGAGGTGGGCCGCATCGAATATCTGCGCGAGCTCGGCCACAGCTACGCCGACGTGCATTCGGGCGGGATGGACATGGTCGTCGTCGAAGCGCGCATCTCCTACCTGCGCCCGCTGACGTTCGACACCACGTTCACGATCGAGTGCGATTGCGTCGGCATCCGCGGCGCGACGTTCACGTTCGGCTACGAGCTGCACGACGCCGAGGGCGTCTGCACACGCGGCGAGACCCGCCACGCCTGCGTCGACCGGGCCCGCATGCGAGCCGTGCGGGTGCCGGAGTGGCTCGTCCAGGCCGTGCGCGAGACCGACCGCTAG
- a CDS encoding diguanylate cyclase, whose protein sequence is MTRLVRAETDPNTILEAIADSIATSLGFATVVINTYRPAWNDFRVTAVYGSDEARRTLLGDTLPWEGWEPLLDDRFALGGAYMIPHGAFDWEDDVGARYIPDWEPSASPDAWHPDDELFVPMRHTDGHLLGIISVGEPRSGLRPSAHDVAGLVAVADHAALALQSAQEAAAAAFHRAALRQLLQVSSRLTETLSAGAILQSVCEGISEALGFDKVCIDLPDPVTGVFTTRAATGWTLDDMRQNTPMTLWELAPLLDPPFERQGCFLLSLEQATARLPSALHMRRSELNGRGPHAWDRHWLAVPMYDRDGEVIGLIWADDPRSRLLPSTELLQALRVFANQATAALDSASRFEEMRYLAEHDPLTRLYNRRAFNHRLRVEASRSRRYGSPFALVVLDVDGFKGINDVHGHLAGDAALARVADLLGHLLRAADAAFRIGGDEFALILPELDRETAEVAVRRIAAHLEQVCAAEGRPVTASFGVAVFGGDGNDPEALLRAADAAMYAAKRSGERVRLAA, encoded by the coding sequence GTGACCAGGCTCGTGCGCGCCGAGACCGACCCGAACACGATCCTGGAGGCGATCGCCGACTCGATCGCGACGTCGCTCGGGTTCGCCACCGTCGTCATCAACACGTACCGCCCGGCCTGGAACGACTTCCGGGTGACGGCGGTCTACGGCAGCGACGAGGCCCGGCGGACGCTGCTCGGCGACACCCTGCCGTGGGAGGGCTGGGAGCCGCTGCTGGACGACCGCTTCGCCCTCGGCGGCGCCTACATGATCCCGCACGGCGCGTTCGACTGGGAGGACGACGTCGGCGCCCGCTACATCCCCGACTGGGAGCCGAGCGCGAGCCCCGACGCCTGGCACCCCGACGACGAGCTCTTCGTGCCCATGCGGCATACCGACGGCCACCTGCTCGGGATCATCTCGGTGGGCGAGCCCCGCTCCGGCCTGCGGCCCTCGGCGCACGACGTGGCCGGCCTCGTCGCCGTCGCCGACCATGCCGCGCTGGCGCTGCAGAGCGCCCAGGAGGCGGCCGCCGCGGCGTTCCACCGGGCGGCGCTGCGCCAGCTCCTGCAGGTCTCCTCGCGCCTGACCGAGACGCTCTCGGCCGGCGCGATCCTGCAGTCCGTCTGCGAGGGCATCTCCGAGGCGCTCGGGTTCGACAAGGTGTGCATCGACCTGCCCGACCCCGTCACCGGCGTCTTCACGACCCGGGCCGCCACCGGCTGGACGCTCGACGACATGCGTCAGAACACGCCGATGACGCTATGGGAGCTGGCACCGCTGCTCGATCCCCCGTTCGAGCGCCAGGGCTGCTTCCTGCTCTCGCTCGAGCAGGCGACGGCACGCCTGCCGAGCGCGCTCCACATGCGCCGCTCGGAGCTGAACGGGCGCGGCCCGCACGCGTGGGACCGGCACTGGCTGGCCGTGCCGATGTACGACCGCGACGGCGAGGTGATCGGGTTGATCTGGGCCGACGATCCCCGCAGCCGGCTGCTGCCCTCGACCGAGCTCCTCCAGGCGCTGCGCGTGTTCGCCAACCAGGCCACGGCCGCGCTCGACTCGGCCTCCCGCTTCGAGGAGATGCGCTACCTGGCCGAGCACGACCCGCTCACACGGCTCTACAACCGCCGCGCCTTCAACCACCGGCTGCGGGTGGAGGCCTCGCGGTCGCGCCGCTACGGCAGCCCGTTCGCGCTCGTCGTGCTCGACGTCGACGGCTTCAAGGGCATCAACGACGTCCACGGCCATCTCGCCGGCGACGCCGCCCTGGCCCGCGTCGCCGACCTGCTCGGCCATCTGCTGCGCGCCGCGGACGCCGCGTTCCGGATCGGCGGGGACGAGTTCGCACTGATCCTGCCCGAGCTCGACCGGGAGACGGCCGAGGTGGCCGTCCGCCGCATCGCCGCCCACCTCGAGCAGGTGTGCGCGGCCGAGGGCCGCCCGGTCACCGCCAGCTTCGGCGTCGCCGTCTTCGGCGGCGACGGGAACGACCCCGAGGCGCTGCTGCGCGCCGCCGACGCGGCCATGTACGCCGCCAAGCGCTCCGGCGAGCGCGTCCGCCTGGCCGCGTAA
- a CDS encoding GNAT family N-acetyltransferase, whose protein sequence is MTPHPLAALLEDAARGRFPDPDGQVELLPAAGAAAAVVGFTAHYAIAADVPEAWLRERLPAGDLLAPLSAPFLAELGRTIGRRDDGIDVVLAAAGLDGEPALTETGADAHPRAARAFARRDDVRVFECDGAVVTFGRGLAGRAEVSIEVEPRARGRGVARRALVEARKLVGPGGVVFAQVAPGNAASLRAFLRAGFEPIGSEALFL, encoded by the coding sequence GTGACGCCGCACCCGCTGGCGGCGCTGCTCGAGGACGCGGCCCGCGGGAGGTTCCCCGACCCGGACGGGCAGGTCGAGCTGCTGCCCGCCGCCGGGGCGGCGGCGGCCGTCGTCGGCTTCACGGCGCACTACGCGATCGCGGCCGACGTGCCAGAGGCGTGGCTGCGGGAGCGGCTTCCGGCAGGCGATCTGCTGGCGCCGCTGAGCGCCCCGTTCCTCGCCGAGCTCGGGCGCACGATCGGCCGCCGCGACGACGGCATCGACGTCGTCCTCGCGGCCGCGGGCCTTGACGGCGAGCCGGCGCTCACCGAGACGGGGGCGGACGCCCATCCACGCGCTGCGCGGGCGTTCGCCCGCCGCGACGACGTGCGCGTGTTCGAGTGCGACGGCGCGGTGGTCACGTTCGGCCGCGGCCTCGCCGGCCGGGCCGAGGTGTCGATCGAGGTCGAACCACGGGCACGCGGCCGCGGCGTCGCCCGGCGGGCGCTCGTCGAGGCGCGGAAGCTGGTCGGGCCGGGTGGCGTCGTCTTCGCCCAGGTCGCGCCCGGCAACGCCGCCTCGCTGCGGGCGTTCCTCCGGGCGGGCTTCGAGCCGATCGGAAGCGAAGCGCTCTTCCTCTGA